Proteins from a single region of Humidesulfovibrio mexicanus:
- a CDS encoding Rossmann-like domain-containing protein gives MERSLFEQVRSRAVEQWRKAGLLQEPVRIAARVLSAEEAIGNPGEGFKLQTGRERMMEAEFHGARGQAFTDQFGDFVGTLADIADMPLSNNYRRAVFVATLNATMRSLGLCDRTVHCRDQGPSECAEHLREHLLTRIGPKARITLVGLQPKFVAALAKDFELRVLDLDPDNIGKQVSGVCIEGPEQERDAVSWAQQLVVTGSTLTNGTLGNFLGGPPATIFGVTAAGADALMGWDRFCAKSD, from the coding sequence ATGGAAAGAAGCTTGTTTGAACAGGTCCGGTCCCGGGCGGTGGAGCAATGGCGCAAGGCGGGGCTGCTGCAGGAGCCTGTGCGCATTGCCGCGCGCGTGCTTTCGGCCGAGGAGGCCATCGGGAACCCCGGCGAAGGATTCAAGCTCCAGACGGGACGCGAACGCATGATGGAGGCGGAGTTCCACGGCGCGCGCGGCCAGGCCTTCACCGACCAGTTCGGCGACTTCGTCGGCACGCTTGCGGACATCGCGGACATGCCGCTTTCGAACAATTACCGCCGGGCCGTGTTCGTGGCCACGCTCAACGCCACCATGCGCAGCCTGGGCCTGTGCGACCGCACCGTCCACTGCCGCGACCAGGGTCCGTCCGAGTGCGCCGAGCACCTGCGCGAGCACCTGCTGACACGGATCGGCCCCAAGGCGCGCATCACCCTTGTGGGCCTGCAGCCGAAGTTCGTCGCGGCGCTGGCGAAAGACTTCGAACTGCGCGTGCTCGACCTGGACCCGGACAACATCGGCAAACAGGTGTCAGGGGTGTGCATCGAGGGGCCGGAGCAGGAGCGCGATGCCGTGTCCTGGGCGCAGCAGCTTGTGGTCACCGGCTCCACCCTGACCAACGGGACCCTGGGCAACTTCCTGGGCGGACCTCCGGCCACCATTTTCGGCGTCACCGCCGCGGGAGCGGACGCGCTCATGGGCTGGGACCGCTTCTGCGCCAAGTCGGACTGA